In one window of Candidatus Polarisedimenticolia bacterium DNA:
- the purS gene encoding phosphoribosylformylglycinamidine synthase subunit PurS, whose amino-acid sequence MKVRVTVLYKKGVLDPQGKTILGSLHQLGYKEVTDVRAGKVLELTLPKTAKAQLEKKVREMCDKLLANPVIEDYQFEVAE is encoded by the coding sequence ATGAAAGTGCGCGTGACGGTGCTTTACAAGAAGGGAGTGCTGGACCCGCAGGGGAAGACGATCCTGGGGTCGCTGCACCAGCTGGGCTACAAGGAAGTTACCGATGTGCGGGCCGGCAAGGTGCTCGAGCTGACGCTACCGAAGACGGCGAAGGCGCAGCTCGAGAAAAAGGTCCGGGAGATGTGCGACAAGCTCCTGGCCAATCCGGTCATCGAGGACTACCAGTTCGAGGTGGCGGAGTGA
- a CDS encoding AIR synthase related protein, with product MSDLRKAEPQVDPELAQAHGLSPEEYDKVCSLLGRTPTYTELGIFSVMWSEHCSYKSSRVHLKRFPTTGPQVLQGPGENAGAIDIGGGLAAVFKMESHNHPSYVEPFQGAATGVGGILRDIFTMGARPIASMNSLRFGSPDHPRMKYLVGGVVGGIAGYGNCIGIPTVGGETTFHSCYDGNILVNVMSLGIAHASRIFRGLAKGPGNAVFYVGSRTGRDGIHGASLLASASFEADSETKRPTVQV from the coding sequence ATGAGCGATCTCCGGAAAGCGGAGCCGCAGGTCGACCCGGAGCTGGCTCAGGCACACGGGCTCTCGCCGGAGGAATACGACAAGGTCTGCTCGCTTCTCGGCAGGACCCCGACCTATACCGAGCTCGGCATCTTCTCGGTCATGTGGTCGGAGCACTGCTCCTACAAGTCCTCCCGCGTCCACCTGAAGCGGTTCCCCACGACCGGGCCTCAAGTGTTACAGGGGCCGGGAGAGAACGCGGGTGCCATCGACATCGGCGGCGGGCTGGCGGCCGTATTCAAGATGGAGAGTCACAACCACCCCTCCTACGTGGAGCCCTTCCAGGGAGCGGCGACCGGGGTGGGAGGAATCCTGCGCGACATCTTCACGATGGGGGCACGTCCCATCGCCTCGATGAACTCGCTGCGCTTCGGCTCTCCGGACCATCCGCGGATGAAGTACTTGGTGGGCGGGGTGGTGGGAGGGATCGCCGGATATGGAAACTGCATCGGCATCCCGACGGTGGGAGGCGAGACGACCTTCCATTCCTGCTACGACGGCAACATCCTGGTGAACGTCATGAGCCTCGGGATTGCCCACGCTTCGCGTATCTTTCGCGGGCTGGCCAAGGGGCCCGGGAACGCCGTCTTCTACGTCGGGTCGCGCACGGGGCGGGACGGAATCCATGGCGCCTCGCTGCTGGCCTCGGCCTCCTTCGAGGCCGACTCGGAGACGAAACGGCCGACCGTGCAGGTTG
- the purQ gene encoding phosphoribosylformylglycinamidine synthase subunit PurQ, translating to MKFGIVVFPGSNCEHDCYHVVKHVLRQDASFLWHKDRNLAHSDCIILPGGFAHGDYLRCGAMAKFSPIMESVAHFAKQGGPVLGICNGFQILTEAGLLPGALVRNRSLHYLCQDVFLRVDGGESPFTRSLSRSKTLKMPIGHGEGCYYADPKTLKRLELEGRIAFRYCDADGKLSEESNPNGSMMSIAGVLNERGNVLGLMPHPDRCAEAILGNEDGRLLFESVIAGGPKAVTS from the coding sequence GTGAAATTCGGCATCGTCGTATTCCCAGGATCCAACTGCGAGCATGACTGCTATCACGTGGTCAAGCACGTCCTGCGCCAGGACGCCAGCTTCCTCTGGCACAAGGACCGCAACCTGGCGCACTCCGACTGCATCATCCTTCCGGGCGGCTTCGCCCACGGCGACTACCTGCGCTGCGGCGCCATGGCGAAGTTCTCGCCCATCATGGAGAGCGTCGCCCACTTCGCCAAGCAGGGGGGACCGGTCCTGGGAATCTGCAACGGCTTCCAGATCCTGACCGAGGCGGGACTGCTTCCCGGAGCCCTGGTGCGCAATCGGTCGCTGCACTATCTCTGCCAGGACGTTTTCCTGCGGGTCGACGGGGGCGAGTCGCCTTTCACCCGCAGCCTTTCGCGATCCAAAACTCTCAAGATGCCCATCGGACACGGCGAAGGCTGCTATTACGCCGACCCGAAAACTCTGAAGCGGCTGGAGCTGGAAGGGCGCATCGCCTTCCGCTACTGCGACGCCGACGGAAAGCTGAGCGAGGAATCCAACCCGAACGGGTCGATGATGTCGATCGCCGGGGTTCTCAACGAGCGGGGGAACGTCCTGGGCCTGATGCCCCACCCTGATCGGTGCGCCGAGGCGATTCTGGGTAATGAGGACGGACGGCTGTTGTTCGAATCGGTCATCGCCGGGGGTCCAAAAGCGGTAACCTCCTGA
- a CDS encoding SEC-C metal-binding domain-containing protein encodes MNPLVLKAIQKMLAGKQKTDYSGVGRNDPCPCGSGRKFKSCHYDRVRGKEREDQMSKLFRNPK; translated from the coding sequence GTGAATCCATTGGTCCTGAAGGCCATCCAAAAGATGCTGGCGGGGAAGCAGAAAACCGATTACTCGGGGGTGGGACGCAACGACCCCTGTCCCTGCGGCAGCGGCAGGAAGTTCAAGTCCTGCCATTACGATAGGGTGCGCGGCAAGGAGCGCGAAGATCAGATGTCGAAGCTGTTCCGGAACCCGAAATGA